In Dolichospermum flos-aquae CCAP 1403/13F, the following proteins share a genomic window:
- a CDS encoding F0F1 ATP synthase subunit gamma, giving the protein MANLKSIRDRIQSVKNTKKITEAMRLVAAARVRRAQEQVIATRPFADRLAQVLFGLQTRLRFEDVNLPLLKKREVKTVGLLVISGDRGLCGGYNSNVIRRAENRAKELQSEGVNYTYVLVGRKATQYFQRRNQPIDATYSGLEQLPTAAEATNIADELLSLFLSEKVDRIELVYTKFVSLVSSRPVVQTLLPLDTQGLEAADDEVFRLTTRGGQFQVEREKVASTVTALPSDMIFEQDPVQILDSLLPLYLSNQLLRSLQESAASELAARMTAMSNASENAGELIKTLSLSYNKARQAAITQELLEVVGGAEALT; this is encoded by the coding sequence ATGGCTAATCTCAAATCAATACGCGATCGCATTCAGTCGGTCAAAAACACCAAAAAAATCACAGAAGCCATGCGGCTTGTAGCAGCGGCGAGAGTCCGTCGCGCTCAAGAACAGGTAATTGCTACCCGTCCCTTTGCAGACCGTTTGGCGCAAGTATTATTTGGCTTGCAAACCAGATTGCGGTTTGAAGATGTCAACCTCCCCCTACTGAAAAAACGCGAAGTTAAAACAGTCGGTTTGTTGGTAATTTCCGGCGACCGGGGTTTGTGTGGTGGTTACAATAGTAACGTCATTCGTCGCGCTGAGAACCGTGCCAAGGAACTTCAATCTGAAGGTGTAAACTATACTTATGTCTTGGTTGGCCGCAAAGCTACTCAATACTTTCAACGCCGGAATCAGCCTATTGATGCCACCTACAGCGGTTTAGAACAACTTCCTACCGCCGCAGAAGCTACAAATATTGCTGATGAACTACTTTCTCTCTTCCTTTCGGAAAAAGTAGACCGGATTGAGCTAGTTTATACAAAATTTGTCTCCCTGGTTAGTTCTCGTCCCGTAGTCCAAACCCTTCTTCCTTTGGATACCCAAGGTTTAGAAGCAGCGGATGACGAAGTTTTCCGTTTAACTACCCGTGGTGGTCAATTCCAAGTGGAACGGGAAAAGGTAGCTAGTACAGTTACCGCTTTACCTAGTGACATGATTTTTGAACAAGATCCAGTGCAAATTCTGGATTCTTTGTTGCCATTATATCTGAGCAATCAGCTATTACGGTCATTACAAGAATCAGCAGCTAGTGAACTAGCCGCACGGATGACAGCGATGAGTAACGCCAGCGAAAACGCCGGTGAATTGATTAAAACTCTATCTTTGTCTTACAACAAAGCCCGTCAAGCCGCAATTACCCAGGAACTTCTGGAAGTTGTCGGTGGTGCGGAAGCGCTTACTTAA
- a CDS encoding NAD-dependent epimerase, which produces MTKILVTGAAGFIGFHLSKHLLERGDEVIGLDNLNDYYDVTLKKDRLKQLLEKPGFSFHLLDLADRESIPKLFIESNFDKVVNLAAQPGVRYSLKNPHAYVDSNLVGFVNILEGCRHTNVQHLVFASSSSVYGANTKIPFSVHDNVDHPVSLYAASKKANELMAHTYSSLYGLPASGLRFFTVYGPWGRPDMALFLFTKAILAGQPIDVFNYGKMKRDFTYIDDIVEGVIRVIDQVAESNPNWSGNAPDPATSYAPYKNYNIGNNQPIELMNFIETLENYLGMKAKKNLLPIQPGDLPVTYADVDDLVQDIGFKPNTSIEVGIERFVEWYRSYYQV; this is translated from the coding sequence ATGACGAAAATTTTAGTTACAGGTGCGGCTGGTTTTATTGGTTTTCACCTCAGTAAACACTTACTAGAAAGGGGCGATGAAGTTATTGGTTTGGATAATCTCAATGATTATTACGATGTAACTTTAAAGAAAGATCGACTAAAACAACTTTTAGAAAAACCAGGTTTTAGCTTCCATTTATTAGATTTAGCAGACAGAGAAAGTATCCCCAAATTATTCATTGAATCAAACTTTGATAAAGTTGTAAATTTGGCTGCACAACCAGGAGTGCGCTATTCATTAAAAAATCCCCACGCCTATGTAGATAGTAATTTGGTAGGATTTGTCAATATTCTAGAAGGTTGCCGGCATACAAATGTACAACATTTAGTATTTGCTTCTTCCAGTTCAGTTTACGGTGCAAATACAAAAATTCCTTTCTCCGTTCACGACAATGTAGATCATCCCGTTAGTTTATACGCAGCCAGCAAAAAAGCCAACGAATTAATGGCACATACTTATAGTAGTTTGTATGGCTTGCCAGCGTCAGGATTGCGCTTTTTTACAGTTTACGGTCCCTGGGGTCGTCCTGATATGGCATTGTTTCTTTTTACTAAAGCAATTTTGGCAGGACAACCAATTGATGTTTTTAATTATGGTAAAATGAAACGCGATTTTACTTATATTGATGACATTGTTGAAGGTGTAATTCGCGTTATTGATCAAGTTGCTGAATCGAATCCCAATTGGTCGGGAAATGCACCTGACCCCGCGACAAGTTATGCACCATATAAAAATTACAATATCGGCAATAATCAGCCGATTGAATTAATGAACTTCATCGAAACCCTAGAAAATTACTTGGGTATGAAAGCCAAAAAGAATCTGCTACCAATACAACCTGGTGATTTACCTGTAACTTATGCTGATGTTGATGATTTGGTTCAAGATATTGGTTTTAAACCGAATACTTCGATTGAAGTGGGTATTGAGCGATTTGTTGAATGGTATCGGTCATATTACCAAGTTTAA
- a CDS encoding phycobilisome rod-core linker polypeptide yields MSVKASGGSSVARPQLYQTLPVATISQAEQQDRFLGRGELSELGSYFTSGAKRLEIAKILTDNSEIIVSRAANRIFIGGSPMAFLEKPQERELAMVGAGANVQEGMKLGTVTYVESSGGFFENLRSIFNTSAGGPTPPGFRPINVARYGPSNMAKSLRDLSWFLRYATYAIVAGDPNIISVNTRGLREIIENACSGEATIVALQEIKAASLSYFRKDAAATEIVTEYMNVLLTEFKAPTPSTKVRQRPSGDQQGLQLPQIYAVAAERRPKYAMKPGLSSGEKTEVIKAAYRQVFERDITRAYSLSISDLESKVKNCEISMREFIRRLAKSPLYQKQFYQPFINSRVIELAFRHILGRGPSSREEVQKYFAIVSLKGLAGLVDALVDSTEYSDYFGEETVPYIRGLGQEAQECRNWGQQQDLFKYSAPFRKVPQFITTFAAYEQPLPDQHPYGSGNDPLEIQFGAIFPKATRNPSSSPAPFSKDTRRILIHQGPGINNQLSNPNARSVAPGTLGAKVFKLDQLPGTIGRKAPKGVSVKFSESSTQAVIKATYLQVFGRDVYEGQRLKVAEIKLENGDITVREFVRMLAKSDLFRKMYWTSLYVCKAIEYIHRRLLGRPTYGREENNKYFDIAAKKGFYAVVDAILDSDEYSQAFNEDTVPYERYLTPAGVSLRQLRVGTIREDLANVEKQETPRFVELGTVTEMRTEPDIEFRINQGVTKQREQTKVFKLTAVKNDKVAAETVISGAYRQIFERDIAPYISKNEFTVLESKLVNGEISVKEFIQGLGYSSLYLKEFYTPYPNTKVIELGTKHFLGRAPIDQAEIRKYNQILATQGIRAFISAMVESAEYGQVFGEDTVPFRRFPTLPAANFPNTEKLYNQLTKQNDDLVVPSFETVKPRIKTENTPILAKAIADLAAQAKKMDKTKPLFIELGRSFNDGRGQSVEVGVGTSRRKPARIYRATTGTNSPETNQVINAIYVQVMDVFSGQVPAYFRRSDLDSKLRNGEITVREFVLELASSEIYRKRFYAPYPNTKVIEFLFRHLLGRAPATQGEIRQYNKLLADSGLRAAVEAIVNSPEYARYFGEDVVPYKRYPSLPAGNYLGSVQAEADLVKQSWSSLSPSVLTGGLPNR; encoded by the coding sequence ATGAGTGTTAAGGCAAGCGGTGGAAGCTCAGTTGCGCGTCCGCAACTATATCAAACCTTACCTGTCGCCACCATTTCCCAAGCGGAACAACAAGACCGCTTTTTGGGAAGAGGTGAACTAAGTGAACTTGGCAGTTATTTTACCTCCGGGGCAAAGCGGTTAGAAATTGCCAAAATTTTGACAGACAATTCCGAAATCATCGTTTCTCGTGCGGCTAACCGGATTTTCATTGGTGGTTCACCAATGGCTTTCTTAGAAAAGCCCCAAGAGCGAGAATTGGCAATGGTTGGCGCTGGTGCTAATGTCCAAGAGGGCATGAAACTAGGAACAGTCACCTACGTTGAAAGTAGTGGTGGTTTCTTTGAAAACCTCCGTTCTATCTTCAATACTTCTGCTGGTGGACCAACACCTCCAGGCTTTAGACCTATTAACGTCGCTCGTTATGGGCCTAGCAACATGGCCAAAAGCTTACGTGACTTGTCTTGGTTCTTGCGCTATGCCACCTACGCCATTGTCGCTGGCGACCCCAACATCATCTCTGTAAATACCAGAGGTTTGCGGGAAATTATTGAAAATGCCTGTTCTGGAGAAGCAACCATCGTCGCTTTACAAGAAATCAAAGCAGCGTCCCTGTCTTATTTCCGTAAAGATGCCGCAGCCACAGAAATTGTGACTGAGTACATGAATGTGTTGCTGACAGAATTTAAAGCACCAACACCTTCTACTAAAGTTCGTCAACGTCCTTCCGGCGACCAACAAGGATTACAACTGCCACAAATTTACGCTGTGGCCGCAGAACGTCGTCCCAAGTACGCCATGAAGCCCGGCTTGTCTTCTGGCGAAAAAACAGAAGTCATCAAAGCGGCTTATCGTCAAGTATTTGAGCGCGATATTACCCGTGCTTATAGCTTGTCTATTTCTGACTTAGAATCGAAAGTCAAAAACTGCGAAATCTCCATGCGGGAGTTTATTCGCCGTTTAGCTAAATCTCCCCTTTACCAAAAACAGTTTTATCAGCCTTTTATTAACAGCCGGGTGATTGAATTGGCTTTCCGTCACATTTTAGGACGGGGACCAAGTAGCCGTGAGGAAGTGCAAAAATATTTTGCCATTGTTTCCCTCAAAGGTTTGGCAGGTTTAGTTGATGCTTTGGTAGATTCTACCGAATACAGCGATTACTTTGGTGAAGAAACAGTTCCCTACATTCGGGGTCTGGGTCAAGAAGCCCAAGAATGTCGTAACTGGGGACAACAGCAAGACCTGTTTAAATACAGTGCGCCTTTCCGGAAAGTTCCTCAGTTTATTACAACTTTTGCTGCTTACGAACAACCATTACCTGACCAACATCCCTACGGTTCTGGTAATGACCCCTTGGAAATTCAATTTGGGGCGATTTTCCCGAAAGCAACCCGCAACCCCAGCAGCAGCCCTGCACCGTTTAGTAAGGATACTCGCCGGATCTTGATTCACCAAGGGCCTGGTATCAATAACCAACTCAGCAATCCTAATGCTCGGAGTGTAGCTCCTGGGACTTTGGGCGCGAAGGTGTTCAAGTTAGACCAGTTACCTGGAACTATTGGCAGAAAAGCTCCTAAGGGTGTAAGTGTCAAGTTCTCGGAAAGTTCTACCCAAGCGGTAATTAAGGCTACTTATCTACAAGTTTTTGGTCGTGATGTTTACGAAGGTCAACGGCTGAAAGTTGCGGAAATTAAGCTGGAAAACGGCGATATCACCGTCCGCGAGTTTGTGCGGATGTTGGCGAAGTCGGATTTATTCCGGAAGATGTACTGGACTTCTCTCTATGTCTGTAAAGCCATTGAGTACATTCACCGTCGCTTGTTAGGTCGTCCTACCTATGGTCGGGAAGAAAACAATAAGTATTTTGACATCGCTGCTAAGAAGGGCTTTTATGCGGTCGTTGATGCCATTCTGGACAGTGACGAATACAGCCAAGCATTTAATGAAGATACAGTTCCTTACGAGCGCTATCTAACTCCTGCGGGTGTGTCTTTACGTCAATTACGTGTGGGGACTATCCGCGAAGATTTGGCGAATGTTGAGAAACAGGAAACACCTCGCTTTGTGGAATTGGGTACAGTCACAGAAATGCGGACTGAACCAGATATTGAGTTCCGCATTAACCAAGGTGTTACTAAGCAACGTGAGCAAACCAAGGTCTTTAAACTGACAGCAGTTAAAAATGACAAGGTTGCGGCGGAAACTGTGATTAGCGGCGCTTATCGGCAGATTTTCGAGCGCGATATTGCTCCTTACATCTCTAAGAACGAGTTTACAGTTCTAGAAAGTAAGTTGGTGAATGGTGAAATCAGCGTTAAGGAATTTATTCAAGGTTTGGGTTACTCTAGCCTGTACCTGAAGGAGTTCTACACCCCTTACCCCAATACAAAAGTAATTGAGTTGGGAACTAAGCATTTCTTAGGTCGCGCCCCTATTGACCAAGCAGAAATTCGCAAATACAACCAAATCCTCGCTACTCAAGGGATTCGGGCTTTTATTAGCGCGATGGTTGAAAGTGCAGAATATGGTCAAGTGTTTGGTGAAGATACCGTTCCTTTCCGTCGCTTCCCCACTTTACCTGCGGCTAATTTCCCCAATACCGAGAAGCTTTACAACCAGCTAACCAAGCAAAATGATGATTTGGTTGTTCCTAGTTTTGAAACTGTGAAGCCCCGGATTAAAACTGAGAATACGCCAATTCTCGCCAAGGCGATCGCTGATTTGGCAGCCCAAGCCAAGAAAATGGACAAGACTAAACCCTTGTTTATTGAATTGGGTCGTTCTTTCAATGATGGTCGTGGTCAATCTGTAGAAGTTGGTGTTGGTACAAGCCGTCGCAAACCAGCCCGGATTTACCGTGCTACCACCGGGACAAATTCCCCCGAAACCAATCAGGTGATTAATGCTATCTATGTCCAAGTTATGGACGTATTTAGCGGTCAAGTCCCTGCTTATTTCCGCCGTTCTGACTTAGATAGCAAATTGCGTAACGGTGAAATTACCGTGCGTGAGTTTGTTCTCGAACTAGCCAGTTCCGAAATCTATCGCAAACGTTTCTACGCGCCTTATCCCAACACCAAGGTAATTGAATTCCTCTTCCGTCACCTCTTGGGACGCGCACCAGCTACCCAAGGCGAAATCCGTCAATATAACAAATTATTGGCTGATAGCGGTTTAAGGGCTGCTGTAGAGGCAATTGTCAACAG